One part of the Chroogloeocystis siderophila 5.2 s.c.1 genome encodes these proteins:
- a CDS encoding methyltransferase domain-containing protein produces the protein MLLENGGFDLIHARYVLIHLPDFHVALSRMIDLRKPGGWLVIEEPDFSTARAIALKAAACHSVNRVNPAISRMFASRGMNYALGVKIPAICQHLGLQQLSVEKKTMLLYLKEAQESQPL, from the coding sequence TTGTTACTAGAAAACGGTGGCTTTGACTTGATTCATGCGCGTTACGTTCTCATCCATCTTCCTGACTTTCATGTTGCACTCTCTAGAATGATCGATTTACGCAAGCCTGGTGGATGGCTTGTAATTGAAGAACCTGATTTTTCGACTGCAAGAGCGATCGCTCTTAAAGCAGCGGCTTGTCACTCAGTTAACCGCGTCAACCCTGCTATTTCGCGAATGTTTGCAAGTCGAGGTATGAATTATGCGCTGGGTGTGAAAATCCCTGCAATATGTCAACACTTAGGCTTGCAGCAACTGTCTGTAGAAAAGAAAACGATGCTCCTCTATCTCAAGGAGGCTCAGGAGTCGCAACCGTTATGA
- the plsY gene encoding glycerol-3-phosphate 1-O-acyltransferase PlsY, translating into MAVWLILCAAILLVAYLLGSIPTGYTAARVLKGIDIREHGSGSTGATNVLRTLGKGPGFFVLVIDTLKGILAIALVRWSFNFAASQNLIPADVNPTNWLAWMVAFAGIFAILGHSKSIWLGFTGGKSVATSLGVLLAMSWQVAVSTAAVFGLVLAISRIVSLSSIAGAIAVSLLMLVFGQPLPYLLFAIAAGVYVIMRHRSNIQRLLAGKEPKIGQKIPTTEESVEP; encoded by the coding sequence ATGGCAGTTTGGTTAATTTTGTGTGCAGCAATTTTGCTAGTGGCTTACCTGCTGGGTTCGATTCCTACAGGCTACACCGCAGCAAGAGTGTTAAAAGGTATTGACATTCGCGAACATGGTTCGGGTTCTACTGGCGCGACAAATGTACTACGGACGCTTGGAAAAGGTCCTGGTTTTTTTGTGTTAGTGATTGATACGTTGAAAGGTATTTTAGCGATCGCCCTTGTTCGCTGGAGTTTCAATTTTGCCGCAAGTCAAAACCTGATTCCTGCTGATGTCAATCCGACAAACTGGTTAGCATGGATGGTAGCATTTGCGGGGATTTTTGCCATCCTGGGACATAGTAAATCGATTTGGTTGGGCTTTACGGGTGGCAAATCGGTAGCGACGAGTTTAGGCGTATTACTCGCAATGTCGTGGCAAGTTGCGGTGTCTACTGCTGCGGTATTTGGTTTAGTTTTAGCAATATCGCGAATTGTTTCACTCAGTTCGATTGCAGGTGCGATCGCAGTTTCACTGTTGATGCTTGTCTTTGGTCAGCCTTTACCTTATCTGCTCTTTGCGATCGCTGCTGGTGTCTATGTGATTATGCGCCATCGCAGCAATATACAGCGCTTACTCGCAGGGAAAGAACCTAAAATAGGGCAAAAAATTCCAACAACAGAAGAAAGTGTTGAGCCTTAA
- the der gene encoding ribosome biogenesis GTPase Der — translation MSLPIVAIIGRPNVGKSTLVNRLAGAHEAIVYDEPGVTRDRTYSNAYWRDREFVVVDTGGLVFDDDTEFLPLIREQASLALAEAVAAIFVVDGQTGPTPADEAIAEWLRQQPVPVLVAVNKCESPDQGLAQAAQFWELGLGEPYPVSGIHGSGTGELLDQLITYIPPVSELPETDEIKVAIVGRPNVGKSSLLNAFVGTQRAIVSPISGTTRDSIDTVIEREGKVYRLIDTAGIRKKKNVEYGPEFFGINRAFKAIRRADVVLLVIDALDGVTEQDQKLVGRIVEEGRACVIVVNKWDAVEKDSYTIYDYEKHTKERLHFVDWAAMIFVSAKTGQRVEKILELVMQAAEAHKRRVSTSVINEILEEAVRWHSPPTTRQGRQGKIYYGTQVSTQPPSIALFVNEAERFNTNYRRYIERQFRQQLGFNGTPIRLLWRSKKARDVENTANRATRV, via the coding sequence ATGTCTTTGCCCATTGTTGCTATTATTGGACGCCCAAATGTGGGTAAATCAACGCTAGTCAATCGTTTAGCTGGCGCGCACGAGGCGATTGTCTACGATGAACCTGGCGTCACGCGCGATCGCACTTACTCGAATGCGTACTGGCGCGATCGCGAATTTGTCGTAGTTGACACGGGCGGACTCGTTTTTGATGATGATACTGAGTTTTTACCTTTAATTCGAGAACAAGCAAGCTTAGCATTAGCAGAAGCCGTAGCCGCAATTTTTGTCGTAGATGGACAAACAGGACCAACTCCCGCTGATGAAGCGATCGCCGAATGGCTACGACAACAACCGGTTCCTGTACTTGTAGCCGTTAATAAATGCGAATCACCCGACCAAGGTTTAGCCCAAGCTGCGCAATTTTGGGAATTAGGACTCGGCGAACCGTATCCTGTTTCTGGAATTCATGGTAGCGGTACCGGAGAATTACTCGATCAATTAATTACCTACATACCACCCGTAAGCGAACTTCCCGAAACCGACGAAATTAAAGTGGCGATTGTGGGACGACCGAATGTAGGTAAGTCGAGTTTGTTAAATGCCTTTGTTGGGACGCAAAGAGCGATCGTGAGTCCTATCTCTGGTACAACCCGTGACTCGATTGACACTGTGATTGAACGCGAGGGAAAAGTTTACCGCTTAATCGATACTGCTGGTATTCGCAAAAAGAAAAACGTCGAGTACGGTCCCGAATTTTTTGGGATCAATCGCGCATTTAAAGCAATTCGTCGTGCAGATGTCGTTTTATTAGTCATTGATGCGCTTGATGGTGTGACGGAACAAGATCAAAAGCTTGTAGGGCGGATTGTAGAAGAAGGGCGGGCTTGTGTCATCGTTGTGAATAAATGGGATGCTGTCGAAAAAGACTCGTACACAATCTATGACTACGAAAAGCACACAAAAGAAAGACTGCATTTTGTCGATTGGGCAGCAATGATCTTTGTTAGTGCTAAAACAGGACAGCGTGTTGAGAAGATTCTAGAACTTGTGATGCAAGCAGCCGAAGCGCACAAACGCCGAGTTTCTACCTCGGTGATTAATGAAATCTTAGAAGAAGCTGTGAGATGGCATTCACCGCCTACGACGCGTCAAGGGCGTCAAGGTAAAATTTACTATGGCACGCAAGTAAGCACCCAACCTCCATCAATAGCCTTGTTTGTGAATGAAGCTGAGCGGTTTAACACGAACTATCGGCGATACATCGAACGTCAATTTCGACAGCAACTCGGCTTTAACGGGACTCCCATCCGTCTACTATGGCGTAGTAAAAAAGCCCGTGACGTAGAAAATACCGCAAATCGTGCTACCCGCGTGTAA
- a CDS encoding energy-coupling factor transporter transmembrane component T family protein codes for MDLLRSLPMGLYLEQPLTWLHRLDPRVKLAWLLSFLLMPILANSAWRIMLVGLLVLITLVAKIPLRVWRQQMGWLLTVAFFVLLLGAASPDTLSIDYQPRLPSDELSFIPQLSDYQYVLFQRGPITVTRRSLVLAIRLSTILFTLIYSTNLFLLTTAPEEITAGMESLMRPLRWFKFPVTEVALTLTLSLRFIPLVLEEVQNLARSVRTRAINWKKLGLKGAVKIWMMVAERLLENLLLRAEQMANAMMVRGFTSPNEHRVQWHDLRLRSRDWIAIVCLIAFWSARFVWGNEA; via the coding sequence ATGGATCTACTGCGATCGCTACCAATGGGGCTTTACCTAGAACAACCGCTAACGTGGTTGCATCGGCTAGATCCTAGGGTAAAGTTGGCTTGGTTATTGAGTTTCTTACTCATGCCCATTCTGGCAAATTCTGCTTGGCGGATTATGCTTGTGGGATTGCTTGTGCTGATTACGCTTGTAGCTAAAATTCCTTTACGAGTATGGCGTCAGCAGATGGGCTGGCTATTGACAGTAGCTTTTTTTGTCCTATTACTCGGTGCTGCAAGTCCAGATACGCTCAGCATCGATTATCAACCCCGCCTTCCCAGTGATGAGTTGAGTTTTATACCGCAACTTTCGGATTATCAGTACGTTCTGTTTCAGCGCGGACCAATTACTGTCACTCGTCGTTCTTTGGTTTTGGCAATTCGCTTAAGTACGATACTGTTTACCTTAATTTACAGTACTAATTTATTTTTATTGACAACTGCTCCTGAGGAAATTACCGCTGGGATGGAAAGCTTGATGCGACCTTTACGCTGGTTCAAGTTTCCTGTAACAGAAGTTGCTTTGACACTGACGCTATCATTGCGGTTTATTCCCTTAGTTTTAGAAGAAGTACAAAATTTAGCGCGTTCAGTGCGTACGCGAGCAATTAATTGGAAAAAACTGGGGTTGAAAGGTGCAGTAAAAATCTGGATGATGGTAGCAGAACGGTTGCTAGAAAATCTCTTACTCCGAGCCGAACAAATGGCTAATGCGATGATGGTACGCGGTTTTACAAGCCCGAATGAACATCGCGTACAATGGCACGATCTACGCTTAAGAAGCCGTGACTGGATTGCCATAGTGTGTTTAATAGCTTTCTGGAGCGCAAGATTTGTTTGGGGTAACGAAGCATAA
- a CDS encoding anthranilate synthase component I, which translates to MQPWYWRSLPLKNRTGAQVFAALFANDTIATLLESPYPSPLERLPQARYSICAGKPRTINDHLQMWTPAVGEVLSCLRQRLLSAANWLVIPPQPTLPFTGGWLGWLGYDLAWEIEKLPTLKQDLLPFPVAFWYEPECFAVLDHWEQVLYLATSDPQQLDKLEHHLVESSSAPLPPCPPSPPPLFLTSQTEYENAVWRAKKYIQAGDIFQANLSLRFETETTASGWEIYQTLHKINPSPFASYWRSPWGEIASCSPERLVQLVGQQATTRPIAGTRARGTTPDRDRQLAQELSSNTKERAEHIMLVDLERNDLGRVCNWGSVVVDELLTIERYSHVMHLVSNIKGTLNANYSPIDLIQAMFPGGTITGCPKVRCMEIIEELELVRRNLFYGSCGYLDWRGNIDLNILIRTLLLAPASSTSTPATQKVWGQVGAGIVADSDPEKEWYESLYKAQAQLAALNQTRDEG; encoded by the coding sequence ATGCAACCTTGGTATTGGCGATCGCTTCCTCTCAAAAATCGTACTGGAGCACAAGTTTTTGCTGCCCTGTTTGCAAATGATACCATTGCAACGCTGTTGGAAAGTCCTTATCCGTCACCTTTAGAGCGCTTACCACAAGCTCGCTACTCGATTTGTGCCGGTAAACCTCGGACAATTAACGATCATCTGCAAATGTGGACTCCAGCAGTGGGCGAAGTTCTATCGTGTCTTCGTCAGCGGCTCCTGAGCGCTGCAAATTGGCTCGTCATACCACCCCAGCCAACGTTACCATTTACAGGAGGTTGGCTGGGGTGGCTAGGCTATGACTTAGCTTGGGAAATCGAAAAACTGCCAACTCTCAAACAAGATCTATTGCCATTTCCGGTAGCATTTTGGTACGAACCTGAGTGCTTTGCCGTCCTCGATCATTGGGAACAAGTTCTTTATCTGGCAACCTCCGATCCGCAGCAATTAGATAAGTTAGAACATCATCTAGTAGAATCTTCCTCTGCTCCTCTGCCCCCCTGCCCCCCATCTCCCCCACCACTCTTTCTCACGTCTCAGACCGAGTACGAAAACGCAGTCTGGCGTGCTAAAAAGTACATCCAAGCTGGAGATATTTTTCAGGCAAATCTTTCGCTGCGGTTTGAAACCGAGACAACCGCTTCAGGCTGGGAAATTTATCAAACATTACACAAAATCAATCCGTCGCCGTTTGCGAGTTACTGGCGATCGCCCTGGGGAGAAATCGCGAGTTGCTCGCCTGAAAGATTAGTGCAGCTTGTCGGACAACAAGCAACAACACGACCAATTGCAGGAACACGAGCACGTGGTACCACACCCGATCGCGATCGCCAGCTTGCTCAAGAGTTGAGCTCAAATACCAAAGAACGCGCCGAACACATCATGCTTGTCGATCTCGAACGCAATGACCTAGGGCGCGTATGTAACTGGGGTTCGGTAGTGGTTGATGAATTACTCACGATCGAGCGCTACAGCCACGTTATGCACCTTGTTAGTAATATTAAAGGCACTTTAAATGCAAATTACAGCCCAATAGACTTAATTCAAGCAATGTTTCCTGGTGGAACGATTACAGGTTGCCCAAAGGTTCGCTGTATGGAAATTATTGAAGAACTCGAACTTGTCCGCCGCAACTTATTTTATGGTTCGTGTGGTTATCTCGATTGGCGCGGTAACATAGACTTGAATATCTTAATTCGCACACTGCTACTTGCTCCGGCGTCTTCTACCTCTACCCCAGCGACTCAAAAAGTTTGGGGTCAAGTTGGTGCTGGGATCGTTGCTGATAGCGACCCAGAAAAAGAATGGTACGAATCGCTGTATAAAGCGCAAGCACAACTTGCCGCATTAAATCAAACTAGGGATGAGGGGTGA
- the acpS gene encoding holo-ACP synthase codes for MIRLGTDIVYIPRIQAALDRFGDRFLHRVYTITEQYDCGYAINSPSRPSIHQLAGRWAAKEAVTKALATGWRGISYTEIEIRRHTSGAPTVYLHGKAAALVATWNHLSWQLSLSHDRDYAIATVILIHE; via the coding sequence ATGATTCGACTAGGAACTGATATTGTTTATATTCCCCGCATTCAAGCAGCGCTTGATCGGTTCGGTGATCGCTTCTTGCACCGCGTCTATACCATAACCGAACAATACGATTGCGGATACGCGATTAACTCACCTAGTCGCCCTTCGATTCATCAGCTAGCTGGGCGTTGGGCGGCGAAGGAAGCCGTGACAAAAGCACTAGCAACAGGTTGGCGGGGTATTAGTTACACCGAAATAGAGATTCGGCGTCACACGAGTGGCGCACCTACAGTATACTTACACGGGAAAGCTGCTGCGTTAGTTGCAACTTGGAATCATTTATCTTGGCAGTTGAGTTTAAGCCACGATCGCGATTATGCGATCGCTACGGTGATTTTGATTCATGAATAA
- the pipX gene encoding transcriptional coactivator PipX: MSTEHYINHPNFGLLYRVCFVEEHQELFTTLYAQRLFFLVSTTPSGMKFEPVGRSEARLLLENRLRMLRRTGQTQEYDQLQIILQRTFQ, encoded by the coding sequence ATGAGTACAGAACATTACATCAATCATCCAAATTTCGGTCTATTGTACAGAGTCTGTTTTGTTGAGGAACACCAGGAACTGTTTACGACGCTTTATGCGCAAAGACTATTCTTTTTGGTATCGACCACACCATCAGGAATGAAGTTTGAGCCAGTTGGTCGCTCTGAGGCTCGTTTATTATTAGAAAATCGCTTACGTATGCTACGTCGCACCGGACAAACCCAAGAATACGACCAGCTACAAATAATTTTGCAACGTACCTTCCAATGA
- a CDS encoding YggS family pyridoxal phosphate-dependent enzyme, which produces MSSIAERITQIREKLPHTVRLIAVTKQVSVAAMREAYAAGVRDFGESRIQEAASKQAQLHDLTDVTWHMIGRLQTNKAKKALEQFQWIHSVDSLKLAQRLNQLALQMSCQPKVCLQVKLRSDPHKTGWSVSELLQDLPALNECDRLNIQGLMTIPPLGLSDLEILNLFEQTRELATNIQKQHWSNMPMHHLSMGMSDDYLLAVQAGATMVRLGRILFGARPTINNSTESESQL; this is translated from the coding sequence ATGAGTTCGATTGCTGAACGGATTACCCAAATCCGCGAAAAACTGCCACACACAGTCCGCTTGATCGCTGTCACCAAACAAGTCTCAGTCGCAGCGATGCGCGAAGCCTATGCAGCGGGAGTACGAGATTTTGGTGAAAGTCGCATTCAGGAAGCCGCGAGTAAGCAAGCACAGCTACACGACTTAACCGATGTTACTTGGCACATGATCGGACGGTTGCAAACCAACAAAGCCAAAAAAGCTTTAGAGCAATTTCAGTGGATTCATTCGGTTGATAGCTTAAAACTGGCACAACGCTTGAATCAACTGGCACTACAGATGTCGTGTCAGCCAAAAGTGTGTTTGCAGGTAAAATTGCGCAGCGATCCGCATAAAACGGGATGGAGTGTGTCTGAACTGCTTCAAGATTTACCCGCGCTTAACGAATGCGATCGCTTAAATATTCAAGGTTTGATGACAATTCCACCGCTAGGATTGAGTGATTTAGAAATTCTTAATCTTTTCGAGCAGACGCGCGAACTTGCAACGAACATTCAAAAACAACATTGGTCTAATATGCCAATGCACCACCTCTCAATGGGAATGTCTGACGACTATCTCCTCGCAGTGCAAGCCGGAGCAACGATGGTGAGACTAGGGCGTATTCTGTTTGGTGCAAGACCAACCATAAACAATTCTACCGAATCGGAAAGTCAATTATGA
- a CDS encoding cell division protein SepF — MSKIFTKIKKIVGLDDDPYIDDEIEYEVDDNGYRHPYQAEAPQPVEEEFRPRRRVRERITLEPNSEVGAASMNNVIGMHEAGNRMYEVIVMEPRSFEEMPQAIQALRERKSVVLNLTMMDPDLAQRAVDFVAGGTYAIDGHQERVGDSIFLFTPICVQVTTQSGVVQEVPQTQVRTERTTTVNSHAWSADSTRIAQSS; from the coding sequence GTGAGCAAAATTTTTACGAAGATCAAAAAGATTGTTGGGTTAGACGACGATCCGTATATCGATGATGAAATTGAATACGAAGTCGATGATAATGGCTACCGCCATCCTTATCAGGCTGAGGCTCCGCAACCAGTCGAAGAAGAATTTCGCCCACGGCGGCGCGTACGTGAAAGAATTACATTAGAACCTAATTCCGAAGTAGGAGCAGCTTCGATGAACAACGTGATCGGCATGCATGAGGCTGGAAATCGGATGTATGAAGTGATCGTGATGGAACCCCGTTCATTTGAAGAAATGCCGCAAGCAATTCAAGCTTTGCGCGAGCGTAAATCAGTTGTCCTTAATCTGACAATGATGGATCCCGATCTGGCTCAACGAGCGGTTGACTTTGTTGCTGGGGGAACTTATGCAATTGATGGTCATCAAGAGCGTGTCGGCGACAGTATTTTTCTGTTTACTCCTATTTGCGTCCAAGTCACAACTCAATCGGGAGTTGTGCAAGAAGTTCCCCAAACTCAAGTGCGTACAGAAAGGACAACAACGGTCAACAGCCACGCTTGGTCAGCAGATTCGACTCGAATTGCGCAGTCGAGTTAA
- the proC gene encoding pyrroline-5-carboxylate reductase: MSVKLGMIGGGVMGEALLSRLISQKIYQPTEVIVGEKSAERRDYLAQQYGVSVTDDNQVVAQQVSTLLLAIKPQVFAAVTAELAASPLASAPLIISILAGVSLSQLETAFPQLPVIRAMPNTPATVGAGMTAFTSGSLASARDKQTAQQLFSAVGEVVEVSETLMDAVTGLSGSGPAYVALLVEALSDGGVAAGLPRALATQLALQTVRGTVQLLQETKIHPAELKDRVTSPGGTTIAGVTELERGGFRAALMAAVKAAAERSQELGAKD, from the coding sequence TTGTCTGTTAAGCTTGGCATGATTGGTGGCGGGGTAATGGGAGAAGCGCTCTTATCCCGCTTGATTTCTCAAAAAATTTATCAACCAACCGAGGTGATCGTCGGCGAGAAATCAGCCGAACGACGCGATTACTTAGCGCAGCAATATGGTGTATCAGTTACGGATGACAATCAAGTTGTTGCGCAGCAGGTATCTACGCTGTTGTTGGCAATCAAACCACAGGTATTTGCTGCTGTTACGGCTGAGTTAGCAGCATCACCTCTAGCCTCAGCACCCTTGATCATTTCCATTTTAGCAGGAGTCTCGTTATCGCAGTTAGAAACGGCTTTTCCTCAACTTCCCGTAATTCGCGCAATGCCCAACACGCCAGCCACTGTAGGCGCTGGAATGACGGCGTTTACATCAGGGTCGCTTGCCAGTGCGCGTGACAAACAAACGGCACAGCAGCTATTTTCTGCAGTTGGAGAAGTCGTAGAAGTATCAGAAACGTTGATGGATGCAGTCACAGGGTTATCAGGTTCGGGACCTGCGTATGTTGCTCTACTCGTAGAAGCATTATCTGATGGTGGCGTTGCCGCAGGTTTACCACGCGCGCTCGCAACTCAACTTGCACTACAAACTGTACGCGGAACAGTACAATTGTTACAAGAAACCAAAATACACCCCGCCGAACTGAAAGACCGCGTGACAAGTCCAGGCGGCACAACGATCGCCGGAGTCACCGAGTTAGAACGTGGGGGATTTCGAGCAGCGCTGATGGCAGCCGTTAAAGCCGCAGCAGAGCGATCGCAAGAATTGGGCGCAAAGGACTAG
- a CDS encoding DEAD/DEAH box helicase, whose translation MNSQLFPELNLERIFPFQLDEFQLAAIRALNVGRSVVVCAPTGSGKTLIGEYAIYRALSRRKRVFYTTPLKALSNQKLRDFRDRFGADMVGLLTGDASINRDAPIVVMTTEIFRNMLYGTPIGEVGTSLVDVEAVVLDECHYMNDRQRGTVWEESIIYCPSTIQLVALSATIANSQQLTDWINQVHGPTELIYSEFRPVPLEFYFCNPKGLFPLLDNSKSKINPRLKPKPGSGDASHARGGRRNGARLESPSLEYTISRLAAKDMLPAIYFIFSRRGCDQAVASLEMSLVNSAEAAQLRQQIDAFLARNPEAGRAGQIEPLYRGIAAHHAGILPTWKGLVEELFQQGLIKVVFATETLAAGINMPARTTVISTLSKRTDRGHRLLNPSEFLQMAGRAGRRGMDKIGHVVTLQTPFEGAKEAAYLATAQPDPLVSQFTPSYGMVLNLLQTHTLEEARELIERSFGQYLATLYLKPHYESLAHLQAQVAQIEAQLESIDMEQVAKYEKLRQRIKVERQLLKTLHEQAQEARAEQLGLTLSFAVSGTLLSLRGKHVPTATPIPAVLVAKTPGAGQAPYLVCLGQDNRWYVVMMSDVVDLYAELPRLEIASDLLPPAEMPLKPGQSRRGNQETVAIARQIPDVAELNIAPEVLAQQAKVAALEAQLEAHPVHKSDNPATILKRRNKILQLQAEIVERQAELSQLSQQHWEEFLHLIEILQRFGCLNELVPTHLGQVAAAIRGDNELWLGLALSSGEFNQLDPHHLAAAIAALVTENTRPDSWVRYALASEVEEALAGLRSVRRQLFQLQRRYNVAFPIWLEYDLVALVEQWALGVEWSELCANTSLDEGDVVRLLRRTLDLLSQIPHIPYLSEALQRNAYRAMQLLDRFPVNEIVE comes from the coding sequence GTGAATTCGCAACTATTTCCCGAACTAAATTTAGAAAGGATATTTCCGTTCCAACTCGATGAGTTTCAGTTGGCAGCAATTCGAGCATTGAACGTTGGTCGCTCGGTTGTGGTATGCGCGCCGACAGGTTCGGGAAAAACATTAATTGGGGAATACGCGATTTATCGGGCATTAAGCCGTAGGAAAAGAGTTTTCTACACAACTCCGTTAAAGGCACTTTCTAATCAAAAACTGCGAGATTTTCGCGATCGCTTTGGGGCAGACATGGTAGGACTCCTCACCGGCGATGCCTCAATCAACCGCGATGCGCCAATTGTAGTCATGACTACAGAAATATTCCGTAATATGCTCTATGGCACGCCCATCGGGGAAGTTGGAACTTCTTTGGTAGATGTCGAAGCTGTCGTCCTCGATGAATGCCACTACATGAACGACCGCCAGCGAGGTACGGTTTGGGAAGAATCGATTATTTACTGCCCTTCGACAATTCAGTTAGTCGCGCTTTCTGCAACGATCGCCAATAGCCAGCAACTCACCGATTGGATCAATCAAGTTCACGGTCCTACAGAACTCATCTACTCAGAATTTCGCCCAGTTCCTTTAGAATTCTACTTTTGCAACCCCAAAGGATTATTTCCACTTCTCGACAACAGCAAATCTAAAATTAACCCGCGTTTGAAGCCCAAGCCAGGTAGCGGCGATGCAAGTCATGCGCGGGGTGGGCGGAGAAATGGAGCGCGGCTCGAATCACCGAGTTTGGAATACACAATTTCGCGGTTAGCAGCGAAAGATATGCTACCAGCGATTTACTTTATCTTCAGCCGTCGAGGCTGCGACCAAGCTGTCGCAAGTTTAGAAATGTCGCTAGTTAACTCAGCGGAAGCCGCACAACTGAGGCAACAAATCGATGCGTTTCTTGCCCGCAATCCGGAAGCCGGACGCGCAGGGCAAATCGAACCACTTTATCGCGGAATTGCCGCACACCATGCAGGGATACTACCAACTTGGAAAGGGTTAGTCGAAGAACTGTTTCAGCAGGGACTGATCAAAGTTGTGTTTGCAACCGAAACGCTAGCCGCAGGAATTAATATGCCTGCGCGGACAACCGTAATTTCAACGCTTTCCAAACGCACTGATCGCGGCCACCGACTGCTTAACCCTTCAGAATTTCTCCAAATGGCAGGGCGTGCGGGACGTCGCGGTATGGATAAAATTGGTCATGTCGTTACATTACAAACGCCGTTTGAAGGCGCTAAAGAAGCTGCGTATCTTGCGACAGCCCAACCCGATCCACTTGTGAGCCAGTTTACACCAAGCTACGGTATGGTGTTGAATTTGCTGCAAACGCATACGCTCGAAGAAGCAAGAGAACTTATTGAACGCAGCTTTGGGCAGTATTTAGCCACATTGTACTTGAAACCACATTATGAATCTCTCGCGCATCTGCAAGCGCAAGTTGCTCAAATTGAAGCACAGCTAGAGTCGATAGACATGGAACAGGTGGCAAAGTATGAGAAATTACGCCAACGCATTAAAGTAGAACGCCAACTTTTGAAGACACTTCACGAACAAGCGCAAGAAGCACGGGCAGAACAATTAGGCTTAACATTGAGTTTTGCAGTGTCAGGAACGCTGTTGAGTCTGCGAGGAAAACACGTACCCACCGCAACACCAATCCCCGCAGTTTTAGTCGCTAAAACACCAGGTGCAGGTCAAGCGCCATACTTGGTTTGTTTAGGACAAGATAATCGTTGGTATGTTGTGATGATGAGTGATGTTGTGGACTTGTATGCAGAGTTACCGCGACTAGAAATCGCCAGCGATCTGTTACCGCCAGCAGAAATGCCATTAAAGCCAGGTCAATCGCGGCGGGGAAATCAAGAAACAGTGGCGATCGCGCGGCAAATTCCTGATGTTGCAGAATTGAATATCGCCCCTGAAGTCTTGGCACAACAAGCAAAAGTCGCCGCTTTAGAAGCCCAGTTAGAAGCGCATCCGGTACATAAATCTGATAATCCCGCAACAATCCTCAAACGCCGTAATAAAATTTTGCAGTTGCAAGCAGAAATAGTCGAGCGACAAGCCGAGTTAAGTCAATTGTCTCAGCAGCATTGGGAAGAATTTTTACATCTCATTGAAATTCTGCAACGGTTTGGTTGCTTGAATGAGTTAGTGCCGACGCATTTAGGACAGGTCGCAGCGGCGATTCGCGGCGACAATGAATTATGGCTAGGACTCGCTTTAAGCAGTGGGGAATTCAATCAACTCGATCCGCATCACCTCGCCGCAGCAATTGCTGCCCTTGTAACTGAAAATACCCGCCCAGATAGTTGGGTACGCTACGCTTTAGCTTCTGAAGTCGAAGAAGCACTTGCTGGATTGCGTTCTGTCCGGCGTCAATTGTTTCAACTGCAACGCCGTTACAATGTCGCTTTTCCCATTTGGTTAGAATACGATTTAGTAGCATTGGTCGAACAGTGGGCGTTAGGAGTCGAGTGGTCAGAACTTTGCGCAAATACCAGCTTGGATGAAGGCGATGTCGTGCGGCTGTTACGCCGGACACTCGATTTGCTGTCACAGATACCTCATATTCCTTATTTATCCGAAGCTTTACAGCGCAACGCCTATCGGGCAATGCAATTACTAGACCGCTTCCCTGTTAATGAAATTGTGGAGTAG